DNA from Phocoena phocoena chromosome 1, mPhoPho1.1, whole genome shotgun sequence:
CGCAGACACGTCTGGGAAGCAGCTCCACCAGGAGCgggcctgggaggggctgggggacatACTGCTCTCTGTTTCATAAGCTTCTGCCCAGGGACTTGTTCAACAGTGGtcacaatgtttttaaataacagtagtaataaaaaacaagtgcagggggacttccctggtggcgcaatggttaagaatccgactgccaatgcaggggacacgggttcgagccctggtccgggaagatcccacaagccgcagagcaactaagtccgtgtgccacaactactgagcctgtgctctagagcccgcgagccacaattactgagcccacgtgccacaactactgagcccacgttgccgcaactactgaagcccacgcgcctagagcccgtgttccgcaacaagagaagccaccgcaatgagaagcccacgcaccacaatgaagagtagcccctgctcgccacaactagagaaagcccacgtgcagcaacgaagacccaacacagccaaaaataaataaacaaataaatttaaaaaaaaaacaagtgcaggaattccccggcggtccagtggttaaaactcagcgctttcactgccgtggcccgggttcaatccctggtcggggaactaacatcccacaagccctgaggtgcggccaaaaaacaacaaaaaagtgcaCCTAAAAACGCTCACGGCAAAGTTTCCGGGAACCGCTGGCTGAGGTTTGGCCCCCGTGGGCGCCGGACCCACACAGGACCCGCACGGGTTTGCTTCGCTtggtcccccccaccccgctgcgCGCGTGGCGGCCTCTGTGTATTCAGCACGCCCGGCGCCCGGGGCTCGCCCCGGCCTGGGAAGGCGCCAGCGCTGGACTCACCATGAAGAAGATCCAGGCCGGGACGAGCATGGCCACGGCCGCTGCACTGGTGTAGAACTGCAGCTCCGCGGCCCTGTGGGGACAGGCGCCTgatcctctccccaccccgcccctgccctcGCCCTCCGCGGAACCAGGGTGCCCCAGTTTATTCATCTCCTCCCAGATGATACAGACGGCCGGGCCTGACAGGCGACCCACCGGCCACGGGACGGTGGCAGGCAGCCTCAAATGAGCCGGCCAAGGGGCAGTTGGAAACAGGTGGGGTTTTCTCCCAAGTTTCAACAAGGTTCTTTTGAAGGCACCATGAAATGGGAGGGGTCAGGGCACAGGGTGGTCTGGTCTCCATGGAGCAGTGACACTTACGAGAACCTATATTTGTCCCCGCTGAGGAGCTTTTTGGAGAAAACGTTCTGCAAactagaataaagaaaagaagaggttaCGAGAGATCAGATGGCACCTCACACGGCCGAAGTGCCATGTCCTCCAGAAACAGGGACACACGGTAGCTCCTTGGGGATGGTCCTGGCGTCTGCTGTGAGCCGGGCTGAGCTGCCCCTTTCACAGATGGGTAACCAGAGGTCTCAGAGGCTGAGGACGTGCCTGAGGTTACCCAGCTCTGCTCGGCAGTGGCCACGGAACAGACAGTGTGAGCACAGGAAGACcctgggaaaaaaaacagagacaaaactgCTGGCCGGGAAGGCCCGCCGTGGCCAATGGGAAGACCAGACAGCGTCCAGCTTCCCTGGAGCCAGAGGGCTCAGCATTCTGAAGACGACGCTGCTCCCTGGACGCTGGGTGCACAGCAGCTCTGGCCAAGGGGACTTAAACCAGAGCAACGAGCCTGCTGCACAGGTTTACAGGCCCTGTCCCCCTCCTGGGGGTGTACGCTGCAGGCCCGTCAGAAACCTAGAGGGAAACCCGTGTGAAGATGTTTCCTGCAGATCTAAGTCACGAGGTCTGGAGCGTCTGCAGGTGAGCGAGGAGGCTTCTGGAGACCATCCTGTGCTCGGAGTTAACAGGCGATATGCAAACTATGACGTGAGCTGGACTGTGTTTCTGGGAAAGGCTGAAGGAAACACAGCAAAGtgtgagaaatgaaatgaaaggtgatttttcatttttcagctgTATTATTCAAATTCAAACCCTCCAGATGGGCCTGTTTTTCTTTGGAAGTAATGGCAACAAGAAACCCTTGGATACCGTGTTGCTGctgtttcctctctttcctcagaAGTGGTGACGCTGAGAGAGCAGGCTGTGCAGAGGTGTCAGCAAGACGGCTCAGCCGCCACTGGGGCGTGACATCTATCCCCTGTCCCGCGGGACACGGAACCCCATGCGGCACGGGACGTGCCCCCCGGACTCACCAGTCCATGATGTTGGTGGACAAGGCGGCCGAAAACCCCAGGAAGTTGAAGCTCATCTCGGTGGCCGTGCACAGCGCCAGGCCGCCCATGACAGGGATGAGCGAGAGGTTGACCAGCAGCCCTGCGGAGCGACAGAACACAGGGGCCGGGCTGCAGCGCCCCGCAGCGGGCCGGgctaccccccaccccgccccaggaGGGCTCTGCACGCTCACTTTGTTTGATTCTTCTCGCTGGACGGAAAATACAGCACATGCCTCCTTTCACCTGCTCCAGAGCCAGGTGCCAGGGGCACGACGGCCAGCGCCACCAGCTCCAAGCCCTtctccctgcaccccaccccccgaccccgaACCCTCATCTGCAAAACGAGTCGGGTGAAGGGTGGTCTCCAGGgaaggctgggagaggagggaggcccCAGACCCTCAGGGTGTCCAGTGCTCCTGCCTTCGTTCTGAAATCTAAGCAACAGCCTTGACGTGAAGGTAAGGCTAAGACCATTCGGTGCAACAGAAAATCACGTCACTCTGCACACAGGGTATCCAGCCTCATGTGGTACCGCTGCTTTGATTTCAGACACAGCAtttcatttatcttgaaattCAAAGCAGACGAGGGGACTAGCCTCTCGTGTTCAGCAAAAAGGAGCAGAGGTGCAGCCCTCAGATGACCGTAGTCTCCGCCCCCGCCGAGGACAGCGCCGTCCACACAGCAAACCAGCAGAGGTGCAGCCCTCAGATGACCATAGTCTCCGCCCCCGCCGAGGACAGCGCTGTCCACACAGCAAACCCACAGGCCCACATGGCCTGAGGCTGAGAGCATCACCACGGAAGGAGGCCTCTGCTGGATGGCGGCTCTCACGCAGGGGCCATGGCTGGGAGGCCGTCCAGGGGGCAGGCGCCTTCGTGGACTCGGGGCTCTGCCGGGGCTGCCCCACAGGGCGTCACTCCTCTGGGGACCCCAAACCTTGGGGTCCCTCAAGTCCTGGCACCTTCATCATTCTCCAACGCCTCCCCAACAGACTTTTTTTTGCTAAATTTTATCAAGATTTCCTAACTGTTCTCAGCAAGACAGCTGGTTTTCTACACACGTACCCACCGCAGCTGGAGCCCAAAGTGTGATGCTTTTAAGGCCCTTGAGATAAATCCTTTCTGCGTGGTGAAGCTTGACGTGCAGTCAGGCTGCTTCCTGCCGAGTACGATTTTAGGAATCGCTTTTACACTTTGATCTGATGCTGTTTTACCATCACCTAAGCGTTTGTGCGGCTCCAAGGGCACGTCTGCGAGAAGCCCGGCTGCGCCCCGTCCGTCcccatccttctctctccctgagGCAGGTGCCGCCTTGTTttacctttttctcattttaccagTTGAAGCAAACACGTGTCTCCCTCTGtgagcgccccccacccccggggtcAGACACGACGTGTCATGTCCACGAGTCTGCACTCTGCTTGTCTTCACGGAACCACACTCTCTAAATGGTTGGCGGGAAAGTCAGGGACGTGTGTGCAGCTGGCAGCGCGTGCCCGCAGCCCAGGTTGGAAATTTGTAACAAGTCCCCTCTGCTGAGCTTTGGGGAGCCACAGtggagggcaggagggggtgCGGAGGAGGGGTCGGGGCGCCTGGCAGATTCCTGGGACAGAAATGGCACCGAGGTTACCTGCCTGTCACTCCTTCACCCAGCTCCTACCATCCCGGGCCTCTGAGGCTAAGAAACGACCaggaggggagtggagggagcTGAGCTCCAGGGTGACGTGGGTGGGAGCGGCCCCCGGAGGAGCTGGCACGCCCGGGCGTTGGAGGCTGCTCACCGGTGTGCTCCCCCAGGACGGTCCGGGACAGGATCACAGTGAAGATGGGGGCCGAGCTCTTCACCGTCTCAGCAAAGGACACCGCCACGTTTTTCAGGCTGACCAGACCCAAAACCACTGTTGCAAACCTAAGACAGTCAACAGCGTCACCGGGATGATTTGGTGCATCCGCAGCCACGGGGCAGACCTGGTAGGAGCCCAGGGGGTGCACACgtctgccccgcccccgcccggccccctccctcccaggatcACCTGATGGTAACAGTCAGCCGGGGGGAAGTGTTTTACATGTAAAAAACTCAGTCCCTCAACCAGAAACGTTAGCTGCTTACCTCATGAGACCCACGAACAACATGGTCATGATGAAGTTGGGAGGGTAAGAAAGCCGGGTTTTGTGCTGATACAAACAGCAGGGAACAAATATTTTAACACAGCCAATGAGCGTGGTTGACAGCATCTGCACGGCCCCTGGAGGAGGAGACGGGGGGCGGCAGCTGAGCAGAGGGGCTCCACCCCGCCGGGAGCTCCATCCCGCCGCCAGCACCCGGTGGGGTACCTAGCATGCTGGGCTCCCCTTCTAGCAGGGACAGGATGTACTTGTTGAGAAACAGGGTGCAGAAGCTGAAGAAGAACCAGAGTGTGAGGTAGATGAGGGCGCGGGCACCCCACACGCCCAGGTCCGCCTCGATGACGGTCGTCTCGGTGACGGTGACGGTGAGCACCTGCTCGTCGGGGCCACCTTCGCTCTGGCCAAATGCGATCTTCTCACTCCGGTGGCCAAACACGGGGCCCCAGGCCAGGAGCGGTCGTCCCCCCGGCTTCTCACCGGGGCCCGGAGCCAGCTCTTCCAGGGCCGCGGGCTTAGCGGATGCCGACATCTCAGGGGCGGCGGGCAGCGCAGGGCAGGGACGCGGGGATGGAGGCAGCGGCCATGCAGGTGGCACTGGGCGGGGCGCGGGCTGGAGTGGGAAGGAAAGGACGGCGTTGCATGAGCGGCTAAGGTCCTGCAGAGTTTAATCACCCACTTAGAGTAATTTCAAGACGCAAACTGGCCTTGTTTCCAGCCCCAAAGGAGCGGGCGCCCCGACAGCTCGGACTTGTCTTCCAATAAGTTTCTGAGACCAAAGCCTTTACCGGCCTCCGTTCCCTCCCCACACACCTGACCCTCCAGTCTATCCCGCCCGAATTCCTTCTACAGTACCTGCCAACCCCTGCCTCTTCCagtcccgccccacccccagggcaccCCGCACCCCCCAAGCACCGGCCCAGCCTCAAGCTCGTCCTCCAGGCTGCCCTCCCTCCAGGCTGCCCTCCCGCAGCTCGGCTGAGGCCTGGGCTCTCCGCCCCCACCCCAGAAGCTGTCACAAGTGCTCTGCaccttcccacccaccctgggACCAACCAGAGCCGCTGAGGAAGGGGCCCCCTCGCCCGGAGCTCTTCCCACCAGGCTGGCTCTCCCACGCCCTCACCCAACTTCTTAATATTTCATCCAGTGTTCTGAGTTGTCCTTTGTGGGAGGGTTGACCTGCCCCGTCAGAGACTCTGAGTTTCTGTCCCTCCATCAGGTTTTGAGTTCCAACCCCTGCGTTCTTCGCGTTCTATTTGTTACCGTTTCAAACTGGCCTGTTTCTCTCAACTTTCGATTCCTTTTTTGCATCCTCTCTTTCACGGTCCAACAGTTCATCACCCAAGCCCTGACAGTATGACCCTCAGCCTCTCAGCGGGTCAGCGGCCCGCTGGCTCGAGGGGGCTGTTCGCATGCACAGATCCTGGGCCGGGAGACCTCTTCCTGGGCTTGAGGGCGGGCGGTCCTTGGAGCGGGCATGGGCACTGCCTCTGCAGGTGCCCAGGAGAGGGTGATCCTCCCTCAACAGACCCACACCTGCTTGGCGCTCAGGCCTGTGGCCACGACTTCTCAAGAGAGACCCCTCACTCCCTAAGGTCACAGGCAAAGTCCGACCCGGTCTCTCAAGAGAGACCCCTCACTCCCTCAGATCACAGGCGAAGTCCGACCCGGTCTCTCCCGTTTGCTGGTGGGTGAGTGCTTCAAGTTCcggcccttctttttttttatttatttttttggccacgccgcgcagcttgtgggatcttagttccccgaccagggattgaatgcgTGCCCTTGGtggtgaaagcgctgagtcctaacccctggactgccagggaaatcccagttcTGGCTTTAAGCAGCATCCCAGTGACGACCACCTGCCCAGCTCAGGAGCCCTGGCCACTCCTCCTCAGTGACACCAAACCGCAgttcccagccccctgcccccacctctagGCAGCCAAGCTGGCTGCCTATGTCCTCGTCCCTCCGATGCTGACATTCGGGGGGCGCCCGTCGTGCTTTAACCTAACTTCCAGGCATGCGTGACCCAGATGGACTTGTGACTCCCTGACCCCACCTGAAGCCAGGCTCCTGGCTGAGCAGCCCCCCAGCTCCCCGTGTCCACCCAGTGCTCTCGGTCACCCCACAAGCTCAGCAGCACCAGGTCCCGGTGGGCACCCAGGCCTGACATGCACCCCGACCCTCGGGACACCAGGGCAGCTCCCCAAACGCACCCCAGACCACGACGAATGCACGTGGTCCTCCCGTGGGCCCCCACTGCCCCCGCGATACACACGAGCCCTTCGAGCTCTCTGGGCGCTGACGGGGCCAGATCTCTGCTAACGCCCcgtcctccttcctcttcccagcCCGGTCCCGCCGTCCTCTCTGGGCCACACCCTGCTGGGAGCTGCACCTCCGTGGGCTGGACCGGCTGTGGCCTAGCGGGGGTATGGGGAGCCCGTGCTGCCCCCCAGCTGGGAACAGGGGCCCAGCTGCGGGTGGACGGAAAACACAGGAACAAAGCCCGTGTGTGGCTCGGGATCCCCGAGAGCAGAGAGATGGCGCCCCACCCCCGGGCCCCTGGCTGACCCCGTCTGGATGCCCAGACCTGCAGCCGGGCCCCCCCAGGGCACAGCTCCCACTGGCCGCGGGGGCTCTGCCTCTCAAGGGAGCCCCCGTCAGGCCCACCGACGGTGCCAAGCCCCTCTCTTCAGAGCCCCTGACCCGGTGTGTGTCACACAAGCCCCGACGCCACCGCTGAGGCTCCAAAAGCAAACCTGTTTGTGAGGTGATGCTCCAGAAGCCCCGGGGGAGGGTCCCATCgccttttctctctctcgtcACAAAACGAGGCTGGAGGCAAGGTGCAGGCGCTTCCCCCGACTCTCTCCACTCGGTTTCCGTCTGGGAAACTCACAGCTTCCCAGGCAGCACCGCCAGCCGGGCCTCCACCTCCTTCTCTGCAGCTCAAGGAGCTCTGGCCCGACGCCAGAGCTCCGCCGCTGAGCCCCGAGGCCCTGGGGCGCCCACTCTCCTTCCTCAACAAGAAGCTGCTTTGAAACAAAGACGGGTCCGTGCAGTTCCACAGCTGCCGCTCACCTGGTGACGGTGTGGTATTTCACTGGATGAACAAGCCACAAGGGACTCATCCCCACTGCTGACCACACCGGGCACCGGACCGTCCGCCACGTCCGTCCTGTGCAGGTCGTTCCTTGTGTTTCTGCTGGGTCTGCGCCCACGGGGCACCCACGACCCCCCGAGGTCATCGTGCTGGGCTGTACCCTTACCCGCCCTGGAGGTTCTGCCCCATCTGCCCCGAGGGTGGAGGGTGTTGGCGGCCTCTGAAGAAGCAGaatgcatcacacacacacccccgcccacCCAGCACACGAAGCTCCAGTGCCTCCCGACTGTCCCAGGCTGAAAGCAAGTGGCAGCACAGATGCAAACAGATTCAGACCAAAACGGTGGGGATGGGACCTTTCAGGAGTCACCGCAAGTGACAGGGAACGTAAGAAAGAGTCAGCAGAGCCCGTGGCCGGGATGGCACGGGGACAGAGCGTCCGTCAGATGGGGTCAACGCGGCACTTTTTTGCCAGCAGCAAAACAAAAGCCAAACAGAACTTACGCGCCTGTCAACAGGGATGCAGATGGCAGCGGGTGGGGATGGACGCCCCCAGCGGGCAGAGGGAAGCCGCACACGGGCGATGGGCAAACCTTACAGCCATCGGAAGTGCTGAGGCCGAGTCGCGGAAGGAGACACACGACACAGCGCCACCAGTGCACTTAAGTGTGTCCAGACACAACGTATCattagaaataaaagcacaaaaagtGCTGTTAAGAGCAAAGAACTGGGAACTCAAGCTGGCGGGGGGGTGGGTCTGGGTTGGGCCGCGAGGACGGGGGACGCAAGCGGGCAAGCATGGCGGGCGTCGCGCTGTTTTCTAGGCCGTTCCGAAAGCTGAGGATTTATACATGAAGAAGAGCCAGGCAGCACCTGGGGAGACAGATGCCTTTTCAGACCAGAGCCTCCCGGACCATCTGCCCTTGGTGACCTGGTCTCAGGTGGCGCCAGGAGCTTTCTGTGTCCTCCCGCAGGTTCCGGACTGGAAGGCAGCAGGCGCTCCATCACAGACCAGCACTGTTGTCCACTGCATCCAGAGCAGGGCCCAGGGAGCCCAGGACGGATGCTCAGGCTCCCTCCAGTGCGTGACCTCTTCCTGACCATCGACAGCCCACAAGCAGCCCACCCAGCCTGGTGACCGAGGACGCGACAGCCAAGGGACAGGcagaccccccccacccccgctttcgcGTGCAGCAGGAGGGGTCGGCAACCTCCGTGTGTGTAGTTTCCGGAAGGAGTCCAAATGCCTCTGGAGTCAGAACAAGGACTTTGAATGTCTTAAAAAGTGAAATCacaggagttccctggcggtccactggttgggactctgcgctctcaccgCAGTGGCCCGGGGGtgcgggaactaagatccccgcaaGCCTCGTGGCCCagcccccaaacaaacaaacaaacaaatgaaatcaaCTTGGGAACGGACGGTCCTGTGTTGCTCCCTCTCAACAAGACTCCCCAGGTCACACCAGGGTTCCtagttgtttgcttgtttttgcttcCTCAGGCGATGGGGCTCTGAGGCCTGGAGGGCTCCTCCAGCGGCTCCGGGGGTGGGGCCGGGGGGCTGGAATAAGGAGGGGCCACTCCAGAGAAGCCGCGGAGACCAGGCAGTGAACGAGGCCCCTGGGCTGTGATGGAGGCTGAGGTGGCAGGGAAAGCAGAGACCAGGGCGGGTGGCCCTCCAGGCCGGACGCCAGAAGACCCTTCTCTGGGGAATTCAACAGGCACGGGACAGACCTTGAGGACAGAAATCAGGGCCCCAAGGAGAGGCTTTGACGGAGAAAGCAGCTGAGCAGCCCCGAGCTTCTGGTCACCCTTCAGTGCCCTGGGAGCTGAGCCAAGGCAGGAGACGGGGCAGGGGGAGCCGAGTGCCCACCGGCAAGCAGGACGTGCTGCTTTGAGAGTCACCAGAACAGGGTCCCTGGGGATCAAGACCAGGGTGGCAGAAGTGGAAATCTCACCAGGGGCCCCGGGCTCCCAAGAAGATCCGACTCAGGACAGGACTTGACGCCGAGGCTCCGAAGGCCCCCAGAAGCACACGGGGAACTCGAGGTGGTGGGCATCAAGGATGCAGCCACCAAGGTGACCTGGGGTCCTGCTTCTGGACACAGCCCACAAGGGCCAAATTGGCCCCATCCACGGCCCAGCCACCAGAAGGAGAGGCAAGGCGCCCTGGAGAAAAGCTTCCACGACTCAGCCTGAGGACAGGTGAGGATCAAAGATCAGAGACCACCTGGCCCGCAGGCTGCCAGTGGGGGAGGAGCAGCCTCCTGGCTGCTCCAGGAGGGACAGATGGACAGGATGCAGTCGTGCAGACAAACAGACGAAGAAACTGTCAGGAATAAATCAGCGGGATGAAAACATGGCAAGACTAGAGAGGAAACGTCCCACTGCTGAATGAAACTACGGTGTCCTCCGACTATTCCCCTGCGAGGTATTAACGGGTGACCAGGGTCAATCACAGCTCTACCCCCCGGAGAAACGAGCGGATGCCCCTCCACGGAGCCACCAAAGTGGGAACCACCAGGAACGAGACAGAGACACCATGTCTCCCTGACCTGAGGCGCTGAACCCGGCACCGCTGCAGTTTCCCTGCCACAGGTGCAGATCTGACGGTGAGAAAACGCAGCCGTCGAAAGCCGAGGAGAGGAGGATGGACAGCAGAGGCTGAACACCAGGCCAGGGGCTGCAGACCATTACAGCATCCACAACGCGCAGATCCTGCCAACGCCACGCACCTTTTCAACATTCACACCCTCTGGAACCAAAAATGATCAAATCAATAACATCTCTAAAACCTCTAACGTGCAGTACAGACAGAACTGCCCGAACCAAACCACCACTCGGGTGAACGTCATCCCACTGAAGAGCGAAGGACAGGAAGCCGGCCCGTAACTGCGCCAGCGGCGCGGAGAacacgcgcaggctccagacgacACCCCAGGCAGGCGAGGTGGGGCAGACGAGGGTGTGCGCtgcggggaaggaggggtggcCGCAGGACGCCTGTGCAGGACGCTGCCCGCCCCCGCCGGGAGGCCTGGAGGCAGGGACGCCCCCAGCAGCACAGCCGGCTCCTAAGCCTCATTCTCTGCTGGGCTGAACCAGCCTCCTTGGAGGAACGGCTGatgccagggctggggcaggaactGGGCCAGGAGAGGGAGGGCTCCTAGGGTGATGGGGATTTATCAGAAGGACACAGGGGCCAGCGTGAGGGATGCAGTTTGAGAGAGAAAGTAAATAATAGCAAAGGGTTAGAAGCCACACATCCACCACGATCACTCAACGGGGAAAGGAGAAAGCACTTCCTTCTGTTACAAAGTCAGATGACTGATGCAATTAGAAAGTCTCCGTTTGGCGACCATGCCCACGATCACACTAACAGTCGACTCGGGCTGggtgaaaatttagaaataacagAACATTTAGTCTCAAAGTGTATCCCTACAAGGTACGTGTTAATAACAAAGGGCACCCGATGGAGGTCCAAAGGGGAGAAGACAGGAAACTTCcttgaagaaggaggagaaggggcaGGCGCCTGTCCAGATAGGAGGATTCCAGGTCACGCGCTGCATCGGCGcagaaacaagtaaacaaattggAACGGAGGCCCAGAGACTCCACACAAGCAGAATTCTGGTCCAAGACAGAGTGGGGCTGTGGCTCGTTGGCAAAGGGAGGCCACTGTCGCTGATGCTAGGATGGCCGTTATCCACACCAGAGAAAACAAACTGGACCCTGATCTCACAATTCTAGACAAATAACGATTAGCAACACCCACAGAACACTTCCTAGGAAGCAGGTAGGGTCTGACCGAGCATCTCACACATATTAACTCAATGAATCTTCACAACGACCCTTGCGGAGGGACGCTGTCACCCGTGTGAGACACATGAAGTGGAGAAACGGCCTCTGGCCACAgttcagggcttgaacctgcgcAGCCTGTCTGTGAAATGCAGCTGTGTAAACCCTTATGGTTAGAGGAGAATGTAAGAGAATATATTCCTGATCCTGGTATAGGAAaagagtgtctttttttttttctgcccacaccacaaagcttgcaggatctcagttccccgaccagggattgaacccgggcccagcagtgaaagcgctgagtcctgaccactggaccggcAGCGAActcctgaaaaagaatatcttaAACCAATCcccataaaggaaaatataaataaaacagactgTGTTGGCTAAACTAAGAGCTTTTGTGCCATCAAAACGCACTATAACATATTGTAACATTAACACACTAAATGACAAAGCGACAACCTGGAGGAGGCAGTTAGGACGTGACAAAGGAGAGGGAACGGATTCCTACAACTTAATAGGAAATGTGGGCAAAAGCAGCAGCGCAGGAGAGCGTTTCCAAACGGCCGATAAGCACGAGAGAGGATGCTTACCAGCCCTTCAGCGCCGTGTAACGCGGCACCGCACACCCGGCGGCACAGAGCAATGACACACCTACGACCCCGCAAGCTTCTGTGGTCGGGACTCTGGCAGCAGCTGTGCTGGGCAGTTGGCCGTCACGATGGCAGGAGGGGCCGAGGCCTCACCCGAAGGCCGGGGCGCCTGCTTCCAAGCCCACACGCGCAACTCCCGGCCAGCTGTTTGGCGAAGACCCCTCCGCGGGGCCGCCCGCAGCCGGCACCTGGTCGGCATTGGAACGGCTGAGAGAAAGCGCCCGAGGAGGCCCGAGTCTTTTTGTAACCTCGTCCC
Protein-coding regions in this window:
- the SLC35E2B gene encoding solute carrier family 35 member E2B — encoded protein: MSASAKPAALEELAPGPGEKPGGRPLLAWGPVFGHRSEKIAFGQSEGGPDEQVLTVTVTETTVIEADLGVWGARALIYLTLWFFFSFCTLFLNKYILSLLEGEPSMLGAVQMLSTTLIGCVKIFVPCCLYQHKTRLSYPPNFIMTMLFVGLMRFATVVLGLVSLKNVAVSFAETVKSSAPIFTVILSRTVLGEHTGLLVNLSLIPVMGGLALCTATEMSFNFLGFSAALSTNIMDCLQNVFSKKLLSGDKYRFSAAELQFYTSAAAVAMLVPAWIFFMDLPVIGRNARSFRYSQDVLLLLLADGVLFHLQSVTAYALMGRISPVTFSVASTVKHALSIWLSVIVFGNRVTSLSAVGTVLVTAGVLLYNKAKQQQREAMQSLAAATSRSPDSSPEPLLPPDPRPHH